A genomic stretch from Caulobacter sp. FWC2 includes:
- the ccmI gene encoding c-type cytochrome biogenesis protein CcmI, producing MIAFWIAAAGLSAATAGLVLRGAARARPVDDAQARLEPHRRRLAEVERLAIDGLLAQTELKAARAEAGRGLLAAADQAETWARDGATPRKAVVIAVGAACVAAVGLYVAVGKPEMADQPYAKRVAEWKAADPSTLEPAKIAAVLEGVAAERPTDPEPLAFLAKARAAAGDLPGAEAALRKAVRLAPKRGDLWSLLGETFVMESKGQVGADAKLAFGEALRVAPNDIRARYYLGRGKVADGDVAGGVADWRALAASLPANDPGRAALAQEIAQVEASGRLPSDQQAANENPQVQGMIAGMVEGLAARLAQSPDDPDGWVRLVRAYAVLGESAKRDAALASATARFKDQPKVLSALRQAADTPPQKITTP from the coding sequence ATGATCGCTTTCTGGATCGCTGCGGCGGGGCTGTCGGCCGCGACGGCGGGGCTGGTGCTGCGGGGCGCGGCGCGCGCCCGGCCCGTCGACGACGCCCAGGCCCGGCTTGAACCGCATCGCCGCCGTCTGGCCGAGGTCGAGCGCCTGGCCATCGACGGCCTGTTGGCGCAGACCGAACTCAAGGCCGCCCGCGCCGAGGCCGGGCGAGGCCTGCTGGCCGCCGCCGACCAGGCCGAGACCTGGGCGCGTGATGGCGCAACGCCTCGCAAGGCGGTGGTGATCGCCGTCGGCGCGGCCTGTGTCGCCGCTGTCGGCCTCTATGTCGCCGTGGGCAAGCCCGAGATGGCCGACCAGCCCTACGCCAAGCGCGTGGCGGAATGGAAAGCCGCCGATCCGTCCACGCTCGAGCCCGCCAAGATCGCCGCTGTGCTGGAAGGCGTCGCCGCCGAGCGGCCGACCGATCCCGAACCCCTGGCCTTCCTGGCCAAGGCCCGCGCCGCCGCCGGCGACCTGCCCGGCGCCGAGGCCGCTCTGCGCAAGGCCGTCCGCCTGGCGCCCAAGCGCGGGGACCTCTGGAGCCTGCTGGGCGAGACCTTCGTCATGGAGTCCAAGGGGCAGGTGGGCGCCGACGCCAAGCTGGCCTTCGGCGAGGCGCTGAGGGTCGCGCCGAACGACATTCGCGCTCGCTACTATCTGGGCCGCGGCAAGGTCGCCGACGGCGACGTGGCCGGCGGTGTCGCCGACTGGCGCGCCCTCGCAGCCAGCCTGCCGGCCAACGACCCGGGCCGCGCGGCGCTCGCCCAGGAGATCGCCCAGGTCGAAGCCTCGGGCCGCCTGCCCAGCGACCAGCAAGCCGCGAACGAGAACCCGCAGGTGCAGGGCATGATCGCCGGCATGGTCGAAGGCCTGGCCGCGCGCCTGGCCCAGTCTCCCGACGATCCTGACGGCTGGGTCCGCCTGGTCCGCGCCTATGCCGTGCTGGGCGAGAGCGCCAAGCGCGACGCGGCGCTGGCCTCGGCGACCGCCCGCTTCAAGGACCAGCCCAAGGTGCTGTCGGCCCTGCGCCAGGCCGCCGACACGCCTCCGCAGAAGATCACCACGCCATGA
- a CDS encoding NlpC/P60 family protein produces the protein MRGSCRPRDRPKVGPRINSATEGASWTQVALAPSGPLGHLPRIAGEDLVAHARLWLGTPYRHQTSTLHAGCDCLGLVRGVWRALHGTEPEPPPPYRPDWAETGGRELLLEAFARWLIPIDAPIPGDVLVFRMAPGAVAKHCAIQSAPDRMIHAYWGRACVESALGRWWRERLVAAFRFPQI, from the coding sequence ATGCGGGGGAGCTGTCGCCCCCGGGACCGACCGAAGGTCGGCCCGAGGATAAACTCCGCGACTGAGGGGGCGAGCTGGACGCAAGTCGCACTAGCCCCCTCCGGCCCTCTGGGCCACCTCCCCCGCATCGCGGGGGAGGATCTGGTTGCACACGCCCGCCTCTGGCTCGGCACGCCCTACCGCCACCAGACCTCGACCCTTCACGCCGGCTGCGACTGCCTGGGCCTGGTGCGTGGCGTCTGGCGCGCCCTGCATGGGACCGAGCCCGAACCGCCGCCGCCCTATCGTCCCGACTGGGCCGAGACCGGCGGGCGCGAGCTGCTGCTCGAGGCCTTCGCCCGCTGGCTCATCCCCATCGACGCTCCAATCCCCGGCGACGTCCTGGTCTTCCGCATGGCCCCCGGCGCGGTCGCCAAGCACTGCGCGATCCAGTCCGCGCCCGACCGCATGATCCACGCCTACTGGGGCCGGGCCTGCGTCGAGAGCGCGCTAGGCCGCTGGTGGCGCGAGCGCCTCGTGGCGGCGTTCCGCTTCCCCCAAATCTGA
- a CDS encoding DUF2163 domain-containing protein, with protein sequence MRVLPEGLDEARLCRAWIVIRRDGVRLGFTDHDRDLVVDGVTCRASGGWSPGARDAAAGYAAGQGAALGVLDDAGITEADLAAGLYDGARVAELRVDWSAPGRLVRLWTATITAVSREGEAFKATLAGPLAALDRMAGRTFTRLCDARLGDARCGIAAPAGATCDKRWATCVRTFGNGANFRGFPTAPGEDFLTLYPVEGERNDGGRR encoded by the coding sequence ATGCGCGTGCTTCCGGAAGGGCTGGACGAGGCCCGCCTGTGCCGCGCCTGGATCGTGATCCGGCGCGACGGGGTGAGGCTGGGCTTCACCGATCACGACCGCGACCTGGTGGTCGACGGCGTCACCTGCCGGGCCAGCGGCGGCTGGAGCCCCGGCGCGCGCGACGCGGCCGCCGGCTACGCGGCCGGCCAGGGCGCGGCGCTGGGCGTGCTGGACGACGCGGGGATCACCGAGGCCGACCTGGCGGCGGGACTCTATGACGGCGCGCGGGTCGCCGAACTGCGCGTCGACTGGAGCGCGCCGGGGCGTCTGGTGCGGCTGTGGACGGCGACGATCACGGCGGTCAGCCGCGAGGGCGAGGCGTTCAAGGCGACCCTGGCCGGTCCGCTGGCCGCGCTGGACCGGATGGCGGGGCGAACCTTCACGCGGCTCTGCGACGCCCGGCTCGGTGATGCGCGCTGCGGGATCGCCGCGCCGGCCGGAGCGACCTGCGACAAGCGCTGGGCGACGTGTGTCCGGACCTTCGGCAATGGCGCGAACTTCCGAGGCTTCCCGACCGCGCCGGGCGAGGACTTCCTGACGCTGTATCCGGTCGAGGGCGAGCGGAATGACGGGGGGAGGCGGTGA
- a CDS encoding glycoside hydrolase/phage tail family protein: MAQVILSSVGAAIGGPLGAVAGAALGAMVDQAAINALSPTRQVGPRIPELRLTGAAEGAALPCVFGRARVGGQVIWAARFREKRVEGRVGGSKGQKTASYAYSLSFAVAVAEGPIDGLGRVWADGKVMDMTGVTMRLHRGTEDQEPDPLIAAVEGEAPAYRGVAYVVFEDLALDAFGNRPPQLSFEVFRRPRAPGTVGLEERLKGVCLIPGAGEFVYATEAVLRRDGLTRTASESVHNAEGRPDLVVALDQLQAQLPAVDHVTLVVAWFGTDLNCGLCEIRPGVEQAAKDTLPITWSVAGVDRGGAHLISLKDGAPAYGGTPADAVVLQAIAELKRRGLKVTLYPFILMDAPTYPWRGRITCEAGADGTAAATSQVNAFFDGEWGFRRMVLHQASLAAQAGGVDGFILGSELLGLTTVRGAGGTYPAVAKLKSLAAEVRAVVGPATKLGYAADWSEYFGHQPGGGHAVFHLDPLWADANIDFVGVDWYPPVTDWREGEVHLDADAGFLGSRDPAYLRAGLTGGEGFDWYYASPADRDAQVRTPITDGAHGEPWIWRAKDLKSWWSNPHHDRPGGVRAATPTAWVPMSKPIRLTEFGCPAVDKGANAPNLFVDPKSAESGLPPYSTGERDDFGQRRYLETVLAWLEEPAANPVSPLYGGPMIESASAWCWDARPFPDFPARSDVWSDGENWTLGHWLTGRAGIAPLPELIEALGARAGVAIDPGEAGGSVGGYVVDRPMRLRDALAPLTEAFALDPVERGDHVKMLARAGRAVGALAQDDLALPDDAPAETQTRTLDPAAETLRLRFLDAARDYQVGALIVRREAGQGTRDADAPIVLAASEAEAVAHRMLAADAAARRSRIVHLSPSAGLRFEAGDRLALDGATWRIQRLDLDERPRATLVPTLAEVGVSGRVDWTPAPPREPPAPPVLHVLDLPSDGSDDGRPRVAAAAEPWRPLEVHAGASAALLSVRARLIAPATLGQTLEALAPASPHRLDRAATLTVRMEGRNLSSAPLAAVLAGDNALAIRAPSGDWEVIGFQAAALIAPDIWRLSGLLRGQRDGVVGPATVPAGAPVVLLDAAVVPMEVAAFERGIPLVVRAAPAGGPPSGAAMSELTTTWSARALRPLAPAHLRARWIGDDFRVSWIRRTRVGGDVWDGEVPLEAGAERFRVRVLDGAAVLLEVEMAGPAFVYPAASRAVHAPSPDARIEVAQGSALYGWGAPATTGLW, translated from the coding sequence ATGGCCCAGGTGATCCTCTCCAGCGTCGGCGCGGCGATCGGCGGTCCTCTGGGGGCCGTGGCGGGCGCGGCGCTGGGCGCGATGGTCGACCAGGCGGCGATCAATGCGCTCAGTCCCACGCGTCAGGTCGGGCCGCGCATTCCCGAACTGCGCCTGACCGGCGCGGCCGAGGGCGCGGCGCTGCCGTGCGTGTTCGGCCGCGCGCGGGTGGGCGGGCAGGTGATCTGGGCCGCCCGCTTCCGCGAGAAGCGGGTCGAGGGCCGCGTCGGCGGCTCCAAAGGCCAGAAGACGGCCAGCTACGCCTACAGCCTCTCCTTTGCGGTGGCCGTTGCCGAGGGGCCGATCGACGGCCTGGGCCGCGTGTGGGCCGACGGCAAGGTCATGGACATGACCGGCGTGACGATGCGCCTGCATCGCGGGACCGAGGATCAGGAGCCCGACCCGCTGATCGCCGCCGTGGAAGGCGAGGCCCCAGCCTATCGCGGCGTGGCCTATGTGGTGTTCGAAGACCTGGCTCTGGACGCGTTCGGCAATCGCCCGCCGCAGCTCTCGTTCGAGGTTTTCCGCCGGCCGCGCGCGCCAGGGACCGTGGGCTTGGAAGAGCGGCTGAAGGGCGTGTGCCTGATCCCCGGCGCCGGCGAGTTCGTCTACGCCACCGAGGCCGTCTTGCGCCGCGACGGCCTGACCCGCACGGCCTCCGAGAGCGTCCACAACGCCGAGGGGCGGCCGGACCTGGTGGTGGCGCTGGACCAGCTGCAGGCCCAACTGCCGGCCGTCGATCATGTCACCCTGGTCGTCGCCTGGTTCGGGACCGACCTGAACTGCGGCCTGTGCGAGATCCGTCCCGGGGTCGAGCAGGCGGCTAAGGACACCCTGCCGATCACCTGGAGCGTGGCGGGCGTCGATCGCGGCGGCGCGCATCTGATCTCGCTGAAGGACGGCGCCCCGGCCTACGGCGGCACGCCGGCCGACGCGGTGGTGCTGCAGGCCATCGCCGAGCTGAAGCGGCGCGGGCTGAAGGTGACGCTGTATCCGTTCATTCTGATGGACGCCCCGACCTATCCCTGGCGCGGCCGGATCACCTGCGAGGCCGGAGCCGACGGGACGGCGGCGGCGACCAGCCAGGTGAACGCCTTTTTCGACGGGGAGTGGGGCTTCCGGCGGATGGTGCTGCATCAGGCGTCGCTGGCCGCACAAGCCGGCGGCGTCGACGGCTTCATCCTCGGCTCGGAGCTGCTCGGCCTGACCACCGTGCGCGGCGCGGGCGGGACCTATCCGGCGGTCGCGAAGCTGAAGAGCCTGGCCGCCGAGGTCCGCGCGGTGGTGGGGCCTGCGACCAAGCTGGGCTATGCGGCCGACTGGAGCGAATATTTCGGCCACCAGCCGGGCGGGGGCCACGCGGTCTTCCATCTGGACCCGCTGTGGGCCGATGCGAACATCGATTTCGTCGGCGTCGACTGGTATCCGCCCGTCACCGACTGGCGCGAGGGCGAGGTCCATCTCGACGCGGACGCCGGGTTCCTGGGCTCGCGCGATCCGGCCTATCTGCGGGCCGGGCTGACGGGGGGCGAGGGCTTCGACTGGTACTACGCCAGCCCCGCCGATCGCGACGCGCAGGTGCGCACCCCGATCACCGACGGGGCCCATGGCGAGCCCTGGATCTGGCGGGCCAAGGACCTCAAGTCGTGGTGGAGCAACCCGCATCACGACCGCCCGGGCGGCGTGCGCGCGGCGACGCCGACGGCCTGGGTCCCGATGTCCAAGCCGATCCGCCTGACCGAGTTCGGCTGTCCGGCCGTCGACAAGGGCGCCAACGCCCCCAACCTGTTCGTCGATCCGAAAAGCGCCGAGAGCGGCCTGCCGCCCTATTCGACCGGCGAGCGCGACGACTTCGGCCAGCGGCGCTATCTGGAAACCGTGCTGGCCTGGCTGGAGGAGCCCGCCGCCAATCCGGTCTCGCCGCTGTATGGCGGGCCGATGATCGAGAGCGCCAGCGCCTGGTGCTGGGACGCGCGGCCGTTCCCCGACTTCCCCGCCCGCTCGGACGTGTGGAGCGACGGCGAAAACTGGACCCTGGGCCACTGGCTGACCGGCCGGGCCGGCATCGCGCCGCTGCCGGAGCTGATCGAGGCCCTGGGCGCGCGGGCCGGCGTGGCGATCGATCCGGGCGAAGCGGGCGGCAGCGTCGGCGGCTATGTCGTCGACCGGCCGATGCGGCTGCGCGACGCGCTGGCGCCCCTGACCGAGGCCTTCGCCCTGGATCCGGTCGAGCGCGGCGATCACGTGAAGATGCTGGCCCGCGCGGGCCGCGCTGTCGGGGCGCTGGCGCAGGACGACCTGGCCCTACCCGACGACGCGCCGGCCGAGACGCAGACCCGCACGCTCGACCCCGCCGCCGAGACCCTGCGCCTGCGGTTCCTGGACGCCGCCCGCGACTATCAGGTCGGGGCGCTGATCGTTCGCCGCGAGGCGGGGCAGGGGACTCGCGACGCCGACGCTCCGATCGTGCTGGCGGCCTCCGAAGCCGAGGCCGTCGCCCACCGGATGCTGGCCGCCGACGCGGCGGCGCGCAGGTCGCGGATTGTCCACTTGTCGCCCTCGGCGGGCCTGCGCTTCGAAGCTGGCGACCGTCTCGCCCTGGACGGCGCGACCTGGCGCATCCAGCGGCTGGACCTCGACGAGCGGCCCCGCGCTACCCTGGTTCCGACCTTGGCCGAGGTCGGCGTCAGCGGTCGCGTGGACTGGACGCCGGCCCCGCCGCGCGAGCCGCCGGCGCCGCCCGTGCTCCATGTGCTGGACCTGCCCAGCGACGGGAGCGACGACGGGCGGCCCCGCGTCGCGGCGGCGGCCGAACCCTGGCGGCCGCTGGAAGTCCATGCCGGCGCCTCGGCGGCCCTGCTGAGCGTTCGCGCGCGCCTGATCGCGCCGGCCACCCTGGGCCAGACACTGGAGGCCCTGGCGCCGGCCTCGCCCCATCGCCTGGACCGCGCGGCGACCCTGACCGTGCGCATGGAGGGCAGGAACCTGTCCTCAGCGCCGCTGGCCGCCGTCCTGGCCGGCGACAACGCCCTGGCGATCCGCGCGCCGTCGGGCGACTGGGAGGTCATCGGCTTCCAGGCCGCCGCGCTGATCGCGCCGGATATCTGGCGGCTTTCGGGCCTGCTGCGCGGTCAGCGTGACGGCGTCGTCGGCCCGGCGACCGTCCCAGCCGGCGCGCCGGTGGTGTTGCTGGACGCGGCGGTGGTCCCGATGGAGGTCGCCGCGTTCGAGCGTGGTATCCCGCTGGTGGTGCGCGCCGCGCCGGCTGGCGGGCCGCCTTCGGGCGCGGCGATGAGCGAGCTCACGACGACCTGGAGCGCCCGCGCCTTGCGACCGCTGGCGCCGGCGCACCTGCGCGCGCGCTGGATCGGCGACGATTTCCGCGTCAGCTGGATCCGCCGGACCCGCGTCGGCGGCGACGTCTGGGACGGTGAGGTTCCCCTGGAGGCCGGGGCCGAGCGTTTCCGCGTCCGGGTGCTGGACGGCGCGGCCGTGCTGCTGGAGGTCGAGATGGCGGGGCCGGCGTTCGTCTACCCGGCGGCCTCGCGCGCGGTCCATGCGCCGTCGCCGGATGCGCGGATCGAGGTCGCCCAAGGCTCCGCCCTCTATGGCTGGGGCGCGCCAGCGACAACAGGGTTGTGGTAA
- a CDS encoding response regulator transcription factor — translation MRILLVEDDPDLSRQLKLTLGDAGYAVDHAPDGEEAQFLGETEPYDAVILDLGLPKVDGVSVLERWRRGNVATPVLILTARGAWSDKVAGFDAGADDYLAKPFHTEELLARLRALLRRSAGHAAPSLSCGALRLDPRAARASVNGEPLRLTSLEYRLLHYMMMHQGRVIGRTELVEHLYDQDFDRDSNTIEVFIGRLRKKLGADRIETVRGLGYRLTPLAGEEAV, via the coding sequence ATGCGTATCCTGCTCGTCGAGGACGATCCCGACCTGTCGCGTCAGCTGAAGCTGACCCTGGGCGACGCCGGCTATGCCGTCGACCACGCCCCGGACGGCGAGGAAGCCCAGTTCCTGGGCGAGACCGAGCCCTATGACGCGGTGATCCTCGACCTGGGCCTGCCCAAGGTGGACGGCGTGTCGGTGCTGGAGCGCTGGCGCCGGGGCAATGTCGCCACGCCCGTGCTGATCCTGACCGCGCGCGGCGCCTGGAGCGACAAGGTCGCCGGCTTCGACGCCGGGGCCGACGACTACCTGGCCAAGCCGTTCCACACCGAGGAACTGCTGGCCCGCCTGCGCGCCCTGCTGCGCCGCTCGGCCGGCCATGCCGCGCCCTCGCTCTCCTGCGGCGCATTGCGCCTGGACCCTCGCGCCGCGCGGGCCAGCGTCAATGGCGAGCCGCTGCGCCTGACCTCGCTGGAATACCGCCTGCTGCACTACATGATGATGCACCAGGGGCGGGTGATCGGCCGCACCGAGCTGGTCGAGCACCTGTACGACCAGGACTTCGACCGCGACTCAAACACCATCGAGGTGTTCATTGGCCGTCTTCGCAAGAAGCTGGGCGCCGACCGCATCGAGACCGTTAGAGGCCTGGGCTATCGCCTGACGCCGCTGGCAGGCGAAGAGGCAGTCTAG
- a CDS encoding PepSY domain-containing protein, translated as MKTIRAIIVAAALAAALPGAASAQHRPDSLGADWRAQSDQARGGVQSGQLVPLSRVIDMIGRRVPGRVLDAGLEGSNYRVRWAAADGRRIDFIVDARTGQIISGG; from the coding sequence ATGAAAACGATCCGCGCCATCATCGTCGCCGCCGCGCTGGCCGCAGCCCTTCCGGGCGCGGCCTCGGCGCAGCATCGTCCTGACTCGCTGGGCGCCGACTGGCGCGCGCAGTCGGACCAGGCGCGGGGCGGCGTGCAGTCGGGTCAGCTGGTGCCGCTGTCGCGGGTGATCGACATGATCGGCCGCCGCGTGCCGGGCCGCGTGCTGGACGCCGGCCTCGAAGGCTCGAACTATCGCGTGCGCTGGGCCGCCGCCGACGGCCGCCGCATCGATTTCATCGTCGACGCGCGGACCGGGCAGATCATCAGCGGCGGCTAA
- a CDS encoding DnaJ C-terminal domain-containing protein: MARDPYQELGVSRTATADEIRKAFRKLAKAHHPDANPGDKKAEEKFKTVSAAFDIVGDPEKRKKFDLGQIDADGRETARGFGGQPGNGPFNAGGFGRGGFHRDEGPEIDLSDLFGGMFGGAQAGGRGPFGGGGQPGGGFSAKGADIKARLDIDLEDAIQGGKKRVAFSDGRTIDVTIPTGAHEGQTLRLKGQGNPGRGGQGDALIELSIKPHPIYRREGDALVMDLPISIPDAVLGGKVEAPTPDGNVMLNVPKGSNSGQTLRLKGRGMPDAKGKRGDLLAKLVVTLPETVDPDLEKFAEAWRDQKPYTPKRK, from the coding sequence TTGGCGCGCGACCCCTATCAGGAACTCGGCGTTTCCCGCACCGCGACCGCGGACGAGATCCGCAAGGCGTTCCGCAAGCTCGCCAAGGCCCACCATCCGGACGCCAATCCGGGGGACAAGAAGGCGGAAGAGAAGTTCAAGACGGTCAGCGCCGCCTTCGACATCGTCGGCGACCCCGAGAAGCGCAAGAAGTTCGACCTGGGCCAGATCGACGCCGATGGTCGCGAGACCGCGCGCGGCTTCGGCGGCCAGCCGGGCAACGGTCCGTTCAACGCCGGCGGCTTCGGTCGCGGCGGCTTCCACCGCGACGAGGGCCCGGAGATCGATCTCTCGGACCTGTTCGGCGGCATGTTCGGCGGCGCCCAGGCCGGTGGACGCGGTCCGTTCGGCGGCGGCGGCCAGCCCGGCGGCGGCTTCTCGGCCAAGGGCGCCGACATCAAGGCCCGCCTCGACATCGACCTGGAAGACGCCATCCAGGGCGGCAAGAAGCGCGTGGCCTTCTCGGACGGCCGCACGATCGACGTCACCATCCCGACCGGCGCTCATGAAGGCCAGACCCTGCGCCTGAAGGGGCAGGGCAATCCCGGGCGCGGCGGTCAGGGCGACGCCCTGATCGAGCTGTCGATCAAGCCGCACCCGATCTATCGCCGTGAGGGCGACGCCCTGGTCATGGACCTGCCGATCTCGATCCCCGACGCGGTGCTGGGCGGCAAGGTCGAGGCCCCGACGCCCGACGGCAATGTGATGCTGAACGTCCCCAAGGGGTCCAACAGCGGCCAGACGCTTCGCTTGAAGGGCAGGGGCATGCCCGACGCCAAGGGCAAGCGCGGCGATCTGCTGGCCAAGCTGGTGGTGACCCTGCCGGAAACGGTCGACCCGGACCTGGAAAAGTTCGCCGAAGCCTGGCGAGATCAAAAGCCCTACACGCCGAAGCGGAAGTAG
- a CDS encoding ATP-binding protein: MLDLRRRSLVRRLVLIAGIWTLLVVLIAGVFLTAQFRSAAIRRFDQSLAVLTDDLYAGSTVEEGQLRAPVLTDIRATRAYSGRYWVILDKSPEGAMRPVERSRSLFDSDLMLSSKQIDQLDAAPGQTQYFNMRGPQDKPLRAAAILARLPGYADPVVFLAAEDRTPIDADADRFAGVTAIALAILAGGLILATVVQVRFGLQPLFRLRREVASVRRGKSERLADDYPEELEPLSRELNALLAHNQEVVERQRTHVGNLAHALKTPLSVMLTEASQQPGQLAEVVERQAQTMREQVDHHLRRARAAARSQTSGERTPVEPILDELAVTLERIFQDKSEGRGIEIDWRCPEDLCFQGEKQDFMELAGNVMENAGKWCRGKIRAEATPSGEARMLLTVDDDGPGLPPEERAQALKRGQRLDENAPGSGLGLSIVDELTRAYGGSVQLGESPMGGLRVTLDLPRAEA, from the coding sequence TTGCTGGACCTGCGCCGTCGCTCGCTGGTCCGCCGCCTGGTCCTGATCGCCGGGATCTGGACCCTGCTGGTCGTGCTGATCGCCGGGGTGTTCCTGACCGCCCAGTTCCGCAGCGCCGCCATCCGGCGCTTCGACCAGTCTCTGGCCGTGCTGACCGACGACCTCTATGCCGGCTCGACTGTCGAGGAGGGCCAGCTGCGCGCGCCGGTGCTGACCGACATCCGCGCCACCCGCGCCTATTCCGGCCGCTACTGGGTGATCCTGGACAAGTCGCCGGAAGGGGCGATGCGGCCGGTCGAGCGTTCGCGCTCGCTGTTCGACAGCGACCTGATGCTGTCGTCCAAGCAGATCGACCAGCTGGACGCCGCCCCGGGCCAGACCCAGTACTTCAACATGCGCGGCCCGCAGGACAAGCCGCTGCGGGCGGCCGCCATCCTGGCCCGCCTGCCGGGCTATGCCGACCCGGTGGTGTTCCTGGCCGCCGAGGACCGGACCCCGATCGACGCCGACGCCGACCGCTTCGCCGGGGTCACCGCCATCGCCCTGGCGATCCTGGCCGGCGGCCTGATCCTGGCCACGGTGGTGCAGGTGCGCTTTGGCCTGCAGCCTTTGTTCCGCCTGCGCCGCGAGGTGGCCTCGGTGCGCCGCGGCAAGTCCGAGCGGCTGGCCGACGACTATCCCGAGGAGCTGGAGCCGCTGTCTCGTGAACTGAACGCCCTGCTGGCCCATAACCAGGAAGTCGTCGAGCGCCAGCGCACCCACGTCGGCAACCTGGCCCACGCCCTGAAGACGCCGCTGTCAGTCATGCTGACCGAGGCCTCCCAGCAGCCGGGCCAACTGGCCGAGGTGGTCGAGCGCCAGGCCCAGACGATGCGCGAGCAGGTCGATCACCATCTGCGCCGGGCCCGCGCCGCCGCCCGCTCCCAGACCTCGGGCGAACGCACGCCGGTCGAGCCGATCCTGGACGAACTGGCCGTCACCCTGGAGCGGATCTTCCAGGACAAGTCGGAGGGGCGGGGGATCGAGATCGACTGGCGCTGCCCCGAGGACCTCTGCTTCCAGGGCGAGAAGCAGGACTTCATGGAACTGGCCGGCAACGTCATGGAAAACGCCGGCAAGTGGTGCCGGGGCAAGATCCGCGCCGAGGCGACGCCGTCGGGCGAGGCGCGGATGCTGCTGACCGTCGACGATGACGGTCCGGGCCTGCCGCCAGAGGAGCGCGCCCAGGCCCTCAAGCGGGGGCAGAGGCTGGACGAAAACGCCCCGGGGTCGGGTCTGGGCCTGTCGATTGTCGACGAATTGACCCGGGCCTATGGCGGATCGGTGCAGCTTGGTGAATCGCCGATGGGCGGATTGCGCGTAACGCTGGATCTGCCGCGGGCTGAAGCCTAA